From the genome of Capricornis sumatraensis isolate serow.1 chromosome 17, serow.2, whole genome shotgun sequence, one region includes:
- the ISCU gene encoding iron-sulfur cluster assembly enzyme ISCU isoform X1, which translates to MAAAGAGRLRRAASALLLRPPRLPARELSAPARLYHKKVVDHYENPRNVGSLDKTSKNVGTGLVGAPACGDVMKLQIQVDEKGRIVDARFKTFGCGSAIASSSLATEWVKGKTVEEALTIKNTDIAKELCLPPVKLHCSMLAEDAIKAALADYKLKQEPKAGEAEKK; encoded by the exons ATGGCGGCGGCGGGAGCGGGCCGTCTGAGGCGGGCGGCGTCGGCCCTGTTGCTCCGGCCCCCGCGCCTGCCCGCCCGGGAGCTCTCAGCTCCCGCTCGGCTCTATCACAAGAAG GTTGTGGATCATTATGAAAATCCCCGAAATGTGGGGTCCCTTGACAAGACATCTAAAAATGTTGGGACTGGATTGGTGGGGGCTCCAGCGTGTGGTGATGTCATGAAATTACAG ATTCAAGTGGATGAAAAGGGGAGGATCGTGGACGCCAGGTTTAAAACATTTGGCTGTGGCTCTGCCATCGCCTCCAGCTCATTAGCCACCGAATGGGTCAAGGGGAAGACG GTGGAGGAAGCCTTGACCATCAAAAACACAGACATCGCCAAGGAGCTGTGCCTCCCGCCTGTGAAGCTGCACTGCTCCA TGCTGGCTGAAGACGCCATCAAGGCCGCCCTGGCTGATTACAAGCTGAAACAAGAGCCCAAAGCAGGAGAGGCCGAGAAGAAGTGA
- the ISCU gene encoding iron-sulfur cluster assembly enzyme ISCU isoform X2 has product MAAAGAGRLRRAASALLLRPPRLPARELSAPARLYHKKVVDHYENPRNVGSLDKTSKNVGTGLVGAPACGDVMKLQIQVDEKGRIVDARFKTFGCGSAIASSSLATEWVKGKTVEEALTIKNTDIAKELCLPPVKLHCSRKERMRHSSLN; this is encoded by the exons ATGGCGGCGGCGGGAGCGGGCCGTCTGAGGCGGGCGGCGTCGGCCCTGTTGCTCCGGCCCCCGCGCCTGCCCGCCCGGGAGCTCTCAGCTCCCGCTCGGCTCTATCACAAGAAG GTTGTGGATCATTATGAAAATCCCCGAAATGTGGGGTCCCTTGACAAGACATCTAAAAATGTTGGGACTGGATTGGTGGGGGCTCCAGCGTGTGGTGATGTCATGAAATTACAG ATTCAAGTGGATGAAAAGGGGAGGATCGTGGACGCCAGGTTTAAAACATTTGGCTGTGGCTCTGCCATCGCCTCCAGCTCATTAGCCACCGAATGGGTCAAGGGGAAGACG GTGGAGGAAGCCTTGACCATCAAAAACACAGACATCGCCAAGGAGCTGTGCCTCCCGCCTGTGAAGCTGCACTGCTCCA ggaaggagagaatgagACACAGTAGCCTTAACTAA